In Massilia violaceinigra, one DNA window encodes the following:
- a CDS encoding serine protein kinase: MSISGDDPVTTVQDPHASFIESLGVFTRQHRAGHWSGTFAQFMDQVLPRAPHQVTRSSHQYIWDMIRATCTEAGDGHFRCRLFGEDLFGIDDAIDRVVDYFKAAAAGSEVGRRLLLLLGPPSGGKSTLVILLKRGLEEYSYTDDGALYGIGGCPVHESPLHLVPHTMRASCRNTYGIEISGEVCPHCRARLEDQYAGDFMQMPVERFFVSESGRSGIGTYAPHDPTTADLADLVGSVDLSKVAQYGDEGDPRAWSWSGAVYAASRGVLEMIEILKVKREFLYLLLTLTQEKNVKVSRFPLIYLDETILAHTNLAEFRKFLQESENEALLDRMVIIQVPYTLNYKEEARIYKKLISSAAPAFRDVHLDPHVLHAAAVFAILSRIQDGDEKDVELVKKVRIHANEEVEGVNRADVRRVKEKDKAPDEGLAGVSPRFVINALSNAIIQSNRKSLSTMDVLLALKDGIESDARIDPKKKRKWVDYLVLTRKDFYNRWVKEDVHKALFVSFEQEAQDLLNKYLDEVEAMLDNRQIKDPITNEERRPDERFLRAVEEKIHISESGKQSFRQEVVRKAMGAYKRGTRFSLESHLQLNDAVQQYLFEQRRDVLRLVSSAKRPDDDIRTKISAVEKRLVDEYGYDSHSAREALNYVTTLLAQE, encoded by the coding sequence GTGAGTATTTCCGGCGATGATCCAGTGACGACCGTGCAAGACCCACATGCCTCATTCATCGAGAGCCTGGGCGTCTTCACGCGCCAGCACCGGGCTGGCCACTGGTCGGGCACGTTTGCCCAGTTCATGGACCAGGTGCTGCCGCGCGCGCCGCATCAGGTTACGCGCAGCTCGCACCAATACATCTGGGACATGATCCGCGCCACCTGTACCGAAGCGGGCGACGGCCATTTCCGCTGCCGCCTGTTCGGCGAAGACCTGTTCGGCATCGACGACGCCATCGACCGGGTGGTCGACTACTTCAAGGCGGCCGCCGCCGGTTCCGAGGTCGGGCGCCGCCTGCTCTTGCTGCTCGGACCGCCCTCGGGCGGCAAGTCGACCCTGGTGATCCTGCTCAAGCGCGGGCTGGAAGAGTACAGCTACACCGACGACGGCGCGCTGTACGGCATCGGCGGCTGCCCGGTGCACGAATCGCCCCTGCACCTGGTGCCGCACACCATGCGCGCCAGTTGCCGCAACACCTACGGCATCGAGATCAGCGGCGAAGTCTGTCCGCATTGCCGCGCGCGGCTGGAAGACCAGTACGCCGGCGACTTCATGCAGATGCCGGTCGAACGCTTTTTCGTGTCCGAATCCGGGCGCAGCGGCATCGGCACGTATGCCCCGCACGACCCCACCACGGCCGATCTGGCCGATCTGGTCGGCTCGGTCGACCTGTCCAAGGTGGCGCAGTACGGCGACGAGGGCGATCCGCGCGCGTGGTCGTGGTCGGGCGCCGTGTACGCGGCCAGCCGCGGCGTGCTGGAAATGATCGAAATCCTCAAGGTCAAGCGCGAATTCCTGTACCTGCTGCTCACCCTCACCCAGGAAAAGAACGTCAAGGTGTCGCGCTTTCCGCTCATCTACCTCGACGAAACCATTCTGGCGCACACCAACCTGGCCGAGTTCCGCAAATTCCTGCAAGAGAGCGAAAACGAAGCGCTGCTCGACCGCATGGTCATCATCCAGGTTCCCTACACGCTCAACTACAAGGAGGAAGCGCGCATCTACAAAAAACTCATTTCTTCGGCGGCCCCGGCGTTTCGCGACGTGCACCTCGACCCGCATGTGCTGCACGCGGCGGCCGTGTTCGCCATTCTGAGCCGCATCCAGGACGGCGACGAGAAAGACGTGGAGCTGGTCAAGAAAGTGCGCATTCACGCCAACGAAGAAGTCGAAGGAGTGAACCGCGCCGATGTCCGGCGTGTCAAAGAAAAGGACAAGGCGCCGGACGAGGGCCTGGCCGGAGTCTCGCCTCGCTTCGTGATCAATGCACTGTCGAACGCGATCATTCAGTCCAACCGCAAGAGCCTGTCGACCATGGACGTACTGCTGGCATTGAAAGATGGCATCGAGAGCGATGCCCGCATCGATCCCAAGAAAAAACGCAAATGGGTCGACTACCTGGTGCTGACGCGCAAGGATTTTTACAACCGCTGGGTCAAGGAAGACGTCCACAAGGCGCTGTTCGTATCGTTCGAGCAGGAAGCCCAGGATTTGCTCAACAAGTATCTCGATGAGGTTGAAGCCATGCTCGACAACCGCCAGATCAAGGACCCGATCACCAATGAAGAGCGGCGGCCCGACGAACGGTTTTTGCGCGCGGTCGAGGAAAAGATCCATATTTCGGAGTCGGGCAAGCAATCGTTCCGGCAGGAAGTCGTGCGCAAGGCGATGGGCGCCTACAAGCGCGGCACCAGGTTCAGCCTGGAGAGCCATCTTCAACTGAATGACGCGGTACAACAATATCTGTTCGAACAGCGACGCGATGTGTTGCGGCTGGTCAGCTCGGCCAAGCGTCCCGATGACGATATCCGCACCAAGATTTCCGCCGTCGAGAAGCGGCTGGTCGATGAATACGGCTACGACAGCCACAGCGCGCGCGAAGCGCTCAACTACGTAACGACCTTGCTGGCACAAGAATAG
- a CDS encoding SpoVR family protein, whose amino-acid sequence MSDASAILADYSARLEALAIELGMDFYPVNFDLVPSNFMVEIAVYGLPVRMRHWSFGVRYIHQLVRQHMGHSKIFEVMFPGDPCHAFMLEQNSLAENTLVTAHVLGHADFAKNNQLFSRFMAMAGGQILEQSAARAHRLERALGAHGQDRVEAVLDAALALETHIDINQALHRPRYPEFVTPRTGPEVNHFHDRFARLPGEHVEPARNDPPQRTPLPPQPEYDLLWFIAQYAPEMEDWERDIFLAVREEAYYFHPIHACQIMNEGWASYWHARLLREATFLPHDLYVSAIKSHSDVVRPFASGQQLALSLNPYHLGFSLWEHIIDKHGLEQARRICREEDDFGFVRNYLDKELADKLDLFVYETRQDGDTRIASRDIHQIREAILAPKFNYGAPCIAVSQVGPDGALALHHDYLRDGRGLELPQAEKVMDYVKRVWRQPVTLHTVDFRGVVRVLPARKL is encoded by the coding sequence ATGAGCGACGCCAGCGCCATTCTTGCCGACTACTCCGCGCGCCTGGAAGCGCTGGCGATCGAACTCGGCATGGATTTCTATCCGGTCAACTTCGATCTGGTGCCCAGCAATTTTATGGTCGAGATTGCTGTTTATGGTTTGCCTGTTCGCATGCGGCACTGGTCCTTTGGCGTGCGCTACATTCACCAGCTGGTGCGCCAGCACATGGGCCACTCGAAAATATTTGAAGTCATGTTCCCCGGCGACCCCTGCCATGCGTTCATGCTTGAACAAAACTCCCTGGCCGAGAACACGCTGGTCACCGCGCACGTGCTGGGCCACGCCGATTTCGCCAAGAATAATCAATTGTTTTCGCGCTTTATGGCGATGGCGGGCGGTCAGATTCTCGAGCAAAGCGCGGCCCGGGCGCATCGCCTCGAACGGGCGCTTGGCGCGCATGGGCAGGATCGGGTCGAAGCGGTGCTCGATGCCGCGCTCGCGCTCGAAACGCATATCGACATCAATCAAGCGCTGCACCGGCCACGCTATCCCGAATTCGTCACTCCGCGCACCGGTCCCGAGGTCAATCACTTCCACGACCGCTTCGCGCGCCTGCCCGGCGAGCATGTCGAACCCGCACGCAACGATCCGCCCCAGCGAACGCCACTGCCGCCCCAGCCCGAATACGACCTGCTGTGGTTCATCGCCCAGTATGCGCCCGAGATGGAAGACTGGGAACGCGACATTTTCCTGGCGGTGCGCGAGGAAGCCTATTACTTCCACCCGATCCATGCCTGCCAGATCATGAATGAGGGCTGGGCCTCGTACTGGCACGCCCGGCTGCTGCGCGAGGCAACGTTCCTGCCGCACGATCTGTACGTATCGGCGATCAAATCGCATTCGGACGTGGTGCGCCCGTTCGCCAGCGGCCAGCAGCTGGCGTTGTCGCTCAATCCGTACCACCTCGGTTTCTCATTGTGGGAACACATCATCGACAAGCACGGCCTGGAACAGGCGCGCCGGATTTGCCGCGAGGAAGATGACTTTGGCTTCGTGCGCAATTACCTGGACAAGGAACTGGCCGACAAGCTCGACCTGTTCGTCTATGAAACGCGCCAGGATGGCGACACCAGGATTGCCAGCCGCGACATTCACCAGATCCGCGAAGCGATTCTGGCGCCAAAATTCAACTATGGCGCGCCGTGCATCGCGGTCAGCCAGGTCGGGCCCGACGGCGCCCTGGCGCTGCACCACGATTACCTGCGCGACGGGCGTGGCCTCGAGCTGCCGCAGGCGGAAAAAGTGATGGACTACGTGAAAAGGGTATGGCGCCAGCCGGTGACCTTGCACACCGTCGACTTCCGCGGGGTGGTGCGTGTGCTGCCGGCACGAAAACTTTGA
- a CDS encoding DUF444 family protein, with the protein MTATINTAWYDLFSRGARDWLRHNDKVRDAVHSHLPELIAGPDLITGPQDRTVQVPVRLLEHARFRLADSRSQTGAGQGVGQPGDVLQPGLPEQADDGGTPGEGGNQEGDVRLLLELPIDDVMDWVWEELKLPELKPRNSARIDEVELVREGWDKRGARSRLDRRRTVKEAIKRRAVQADPVPFTNDDLRFRQLVSRQRPSTGATILFVIDVSASMSEHERKLAKSFFFFALQGIRRQYARVETRFIAHTTHAWEFTESEFFQVTGTGGTMASSAFRLVLELIRTELDPAQNNLYMFYASDGENFTEDRTATSTALTELGKLLNYTGYIETLPGAPRTLETEMRRLCNELQRRGVAIGSTVLSNPDDVWSALRKFFVSEGEHAAKEAAP; encoded by the coding sequence GTGACGGCGACAATCAACACGGCGTGGTACGACCTGTTCTCGCGCGGAGCGCGCGACTGGCTGCGCCATAACGACAAGGTGCGTGACGCCGTGCACAGCCACCTGCCCGAGCTCATTGCCGGCCCCGACCTGATCACCGGTCCGCAGGACCGCACCGTCCAGGTGCCCGTGCGCTTGCTCGAACACGCCCGCTTCCGCCTCGCCGACAGCCGCAGCCAGACCGGCGCCGGCCAGGGCGTGGGCCAGCCCGGCGATGTGCTGCAGCCCGGTTTGCCGGAGCAGGCGGACGATGGCGGCACGCCGGGCGAAGGCGGCAACCAGGAAGGCGACGTGCGGCTGCTGCTCGAATTGCCGATCGACGACGTCATGGACTGGGTGTGGGAAGAACTGAAACTGCCCGAGCTCAAGCCGAGGAACAGCGCGCGCATCGACGAGGTGGAACTGGTGCGCGAGGGCTGGGACAAGCGCGGCGCCCGCTCGCGCCTGGACCGGCGCCGTACCGTCAAGGAAGCCATCAAGCGGCGTGCCGTGCAGGCCGATCCGGTGCCCTTCACGAACGACGACCTGCGCTTCCGGCAACTGGTGTCCCGGCAGCGTCCGAGTACCGGCGCGACCATCCTGTTCGTCATCGATGTTTCGGCCAGCATGAGCGAACACGAGCGCAAGCTCGCCAAGTCCTTCTTTTTCTTCGCGCTGCAAGGCATCCGGCGCCAGTATGCCCGGGTCGAGACGCGCTTCATCGCCCATACCACCCACGCCTGGGAATTTACCGAGAGCGAGTTCTTCCAAGTCACCGGCACCGGCGGCACGATGGCGTCGAGTGCCTTCCGCCTGGTGCTGGAACTGATTCGCACCGAGCTCGATCCCGCCCAGAACAATCTCTACATGTTCTACGCGTCCGATGGTGAAAATTTTACCGAAGACCGGACCGCGACCAGCACCGCCCTGACCGAACTGGGCAAGCTGTTGAACTACACCGGCTACATCGAAACGCTGCCTGGCGCGCCGCGCACGCTGGAAACCGAGATGCGGCGCCTGTGCAATGAGTTGCAACGGCGCGGCGTCGCCATCGGCAGCACCGTCCTCAGCAATCCGGACGATGTCTGGAGCGCGCTGCGCAAGTTCTTTGTCAGCGAAGGCGAGCACGCGGCAAAGGAGGCGGCGCCATGA